Genomic segment of Malus domestica chromosome 15, GDT2T_hap1:
ATAGAGCCCTTCTAGGAACATGCTGGGCGCACCTGCTTGTTTTTTCCGGTTAGGTTTTCACCCACATGATCAACACAGTTGACAGCTACATCTTGCAGAACAGTGTACAGTAGTAATGTTGAAGACGCTTCAAGATGACCCGTTGGATGGGTTGGTTTTGTAGGAGTAGTACTAGTAGATCTTGAGAGCTTTTTGTATCCCAGTAGGTGTGAGAGTTTTGTCAAGGTCTTGGCTACCCAGGTTGGCATTCAAAATGTGCCTTCACTTGTGGCAGTTTTTGATCTTTCTTCTCTTGATTGTCTATAGAAAATTATGGTTGCCGAAACATGAAAAAACTGAGGTTTTGAGTCCTAAATTTGAGGATGTTATTGATGTTGAAATCTTATAGTCCCATATCTTCCCAATACTTATATCTCTTATTTCATATAAAATTGATTGCAGCTGAGTGCAGTTTGGCTTCTTtatgccctttttttttcctttctaggAAACCTCGACGGTACGAGAGAAAAACTTTTCCCCTGTCCTCAatatataacttttttttttaccaaatcgTAGATAACCAAGATTCAATACAACAATCGCCACCAAAAGGCTTTTCTTTTGGAACAAAACAAACCACCAGACTAATGCAAAGAGTGGCGGGAACTGACAAGGTGGCTGAGTTCCAAATTTTTTGCATGTTGCCACATATTTTAACGTTTTCATTTgaattcatatgattagtttgACACATAGCAATCCAAGCGTCCTTGTTTCATGCAAGTCCTCCATTGCATGACACGGTTAGATAGGAAGAGTGACATGCGAAGCAAACATCAAACGTTGTTTCTTGTCACGTTGTAATGGTCGGATGGCACAGCCTATCGCGAGTTAAAGGGACTCGTGCTTTATTTAGTTTAGGACAATTTAAAGTCCAAATGAATCTGAACTGCCCCTTTACTTCTTGTACGAATGAATGAAAAAAGAACATTTCCTATGCTAAACTACTCTGACATTGTTTTGCAACGATTTGAAACGTTTTTGTCTGTTTTGTTGTAATTAGATGTCCCGATCATTTTTCATGTTGAACTACTTTGGGCGGTGTAAGGATAATTTTAAAGCGATAAAATACAGTAAGCAGTGATGGTGAAACTGCATATTTTACCATTTGAAGGGGGATGTACCAATGaaaccaaataagaaaatttGTCCAAAACTAGGTAAACATTTTAATGATATTACTATAAAGATtagagaggtcgcacttggtgcgatggcaagtgccttcgcccatgagcggtaggtctcgggttcgagacttgggagcagcctctccataaatgggggtaaggctagccgacattcacctctcccagaccctgcgtaaaacgggagccttgtgcactgggtacgaccttttttttactATAAAGATTAGGATATGAAATTTTAGTTTACCTTTTGTGTAACAACAACAAATcaacttaaattataataaatgcACAAACATCTCAATCCTAAATCGTACGGAAAAACCCGTACATATTGTGTAACATTGGTTATACGTGTTATATTTTGATACTCTCTGACACTATGTGATGTGCTATTAATTCGAGCGAAACATATACTGTAACGTTTTTAGTTAACCATCACTCAATCAACATCATGATCGAAAACCAAAATTACATCACTTTTTTTAACTGAAAAAACTTGATTTTAATTATATCTtttcataaattaatattttgtttcttcaaattGCTCAATAATTGTCGCTTCCTAAATTGTAAATTCATCCCATGTgcctatatgtatatatataaacctacAAACAATCATACATGcatatattattacatatatgttTACATACATTCATTGAAAACTCTCTGTAGCTGTTTTGACAACATCATTGTTCCCAAATTACCCCCGCCCAACGCCCACTTTAACTCATCGGTAAAACGAAACATGGGTATGACAGTAATTTAACCGTCCCCCATTTCCATTGCCGATCAAAACACAGGGTTCTTCTTCGTCCTCCTTGGCTTTGTACGAACCTTCGATTTCGAGCTCGGAACTCTAATTAGAACCCTTGGAATATTCGATTCCGGACGTATCGACGAATCCCCAAATCAAAGAATCGCGCTTGCTTGGCCGCCAATTGGACATCATTGTCTCCGATTTTTGAAAGGTATAAGATTTGAATTCTGAACTTCGGTTTCGATTTAGTTTTGCTTGATTTAAGTTCTGTGTGTCgaattttgggtttaatttttgAAGTGTGATTGAAGGTTTGTAATGCTTAATTTATCTAGGGTTTCGTGCATTCAACTTTTAGGGTTTCCATTTTCTATCTGCGAAATTTTCTTGGGGTTTttaaggttttatttatttattattgaaGTGAAATTATAGATAAATTTGAGCTTGGAAAGCAATGAAGCTCAAAAATCTTAAGAGTAgaccaaaatttgaaaattttatgtgACCGAGTATCTGTTTTGACAGGTACATTTTGTTGATTAGAATGGAGAATAATTGAAGACATATTAGGAAATAGTTGTCTCGTTGAGTGAAATTTTAGCGCGAAAGGCATTGAACTTACGAATCATACATCAGCTGGAATAATCCGCCTCCGAAAAAAGTGTAGTCAGGGAATTTTTTATTTCCAAAGAAGGGAAGATGATAAATGTAAAAGGTACCTATGGTGACTACATTGTCACTTCGAGATAGCTGTACTGATTTAATTatctcaagttttttttttaaggttaaATAGAATGATGAGTCGATTTTGATTATTCTAAGATCATGACGAATGTTAATTGAGCCATCATATGGGTGTTGGTGATATCATGTGTTGTTCCATTTAGTTTGTTCATTAACTTAGTTACTATTTATTGGTCAATGAGCTGCTTATGGAGGGTCAACCGGAACTTCGAAACTCATAATTAAATGGTATCAGCAATGACTTCATTTAAATGTTAGCTGATATGATTTTCCTTAGATCTTTGGTGTGTTCTTATCCTAATGAACATTAGTATCAAACTGTGGAAGTACAGGGATAGACCTGGGAGGAGTTTGACTAAAGGATAATCTTTCTAGTGATTGTTTGATTGGGTAACTAAGGAGTTACCTGGAGAAGCCATACCTCAAGAAGCTTAACCAAATCATTGTCAAACTCCCAGGAATGGAATATTACCCCAGTACAGTAAATTGTGCATGGTTGAAGTTAGAATGCTTTCTATTTACTGTCAACTTATCTGATTCTGCTAGtctagtttttaaatttatttttttgtgtgtaaGTGTTTGATCTCCTTCTAAAAAGTTAATTCTTGAGTACAAGGTAGTAATTGTCTTTGGTATATATGTAACATGTCAAGTTTTGTGCATGAATTTATTGATCTTAATCAAATATCATTGTGTTGATCGGAATAATGTTAACATTAATGGAGCTGCACCCCATAATGATATTCTTAGGTTTCGGTTCCTGTGCAAAATTCTCATATGGCATACACATCAGTTGCATTTATTTTTGTTCACTGTGTGTCCGGTTTATGATGGTCTCATGGTTTCTCGGCTAATTGCTTGGTTGCTTATATATTAGGATATGTTGATAAACCTTCTCGTGTGGGTTGCTTCGCCAATTTGCTTTTATGAATTTGCTTTTATGGATGTAACAAGATTGAACTTCTAATGTAAGGCTTAAtttctttccttcttccttttggATTGTGGAGCTTGCAAGATTGTTTTAATCCTTTATGTTTAGGTTAGTAGTCTGTGGACCAGTACTCTGAAATTAAATGTACTCTTACTTTTAACTGTGATCTTTTCGACTTGTTTTACCCTTGAACGAAGAAATCCACAATAAATGTTCTGTATGGTTTATGCATCTCAGTCCAGTTTCTTGTTTATACTTTTCGCAATTGGCTACTTCGTGTTATGTTTCCCATCGTTCTTTCTTTTATATCAGTATTAAGGATTTAAAATGACTACCCATCCTATGATAGTTGAAATCATTAGTTTGGAAAAAAAGAACAGGGATTTGGCTTCTTATCTTATGATCCTTATCTGTTTCAGGTGAGAGTTTGGGTTTTATGTGCTGTTGCGCCCTGTCATTGTCATGCACCTCTGTATTTTATGGCTTTGTGATACGGATAGAGTGTGGAAATTGATGCAATGGCAACTTCTAGCAAGTTTGATCTCTCGTCTGGTAGCCCGGATAGACCATTATACACCAGTGGACAGCGAGGATCCCACATAGCTACTGCATTGGATAGATCTGGTAGCTTTCGTGAAAGCATTGAAAATCCAATTTTATCTTCACTTCCAAACATGTCAAGAAGCACGTCTGCAATAACACAAGGAGATGTAACGAACTTCTTCCAGTGTTTGCGCTTTGATCAAAAGTTGGTTGCTCCAGAGCACAAGTCTGGCAGACAAGGGGACTTGAAAAGATTTGTGAGTGTCGCTCTTAACGTTTCACCTGATGAATCTCCATCTGCTTCAGTAAAAGGAAAGTTGCTACCATCTCCTATTCCGGAGGAAATAAAACGAGTTAAGGCTGGTCTGCGTGAAAGCTCTATTAAGGCCAGGTATATTTGTGTATATTTTACAGTTTGGTTTGTAGTTGTAACTTTTAACTACTGCATGACATCAAATAATTTTACAGGGAACGTGTAAAAACTTTCAATGAATACTTATCTGCGTTCAACAAGGTTTTCCCAAGCGTACCATctaagaagagatcaagaaCAGAAGGCTTTTCTAATGAACGTTCTAGTTCAGTGTTATCGAGTGATCGGTCAGTCCTGGGGACAAATATGGGCAAGATTGGTATTCAGAGTCATACTGTCACTGGTGGTTTCGAACTTGAGCAGCAAAAGTCTGAAGAAAGGACTAAGAACTCTATCCCGAACAAACGCACTCGTACTGCTTTGGTGGATATGAGGGTTTGTATTTTGGAAAAATTCTGCTACATTTGCTTTCTTCACTCGCCTTGTTCgtataataataattataatagtagTAATATCTTGAGTACTGTAATGAATGTTTTGTTTAGAATTAGCTTCTAGGAACTGTTGTAGTTGTGGTTCTGACTAAACTGCATTTTGTCTAAAGATTCCTTAGAAATCATCGTAAGCTGTTTTGATTACTGTATTTTGCTACTGGGTTTATGGGCTTATTCGGATGGTTAACCTTGATCTAATATGGAACTTCTTCCACTTAAATATCACTTTGAAATGTCATGCATGGGAAGATTTCTTTACTTGAATGAGTGGGGACATGGTATTGAAAGTTAGTTTGTTTTTGTGCGTTTTAGTAGGTTTTGATATGTCGTCtacttctttttcatttttctcggAATTGTAGTGCATACATGATTGCATATAATTATGATTATGCATGCTAGTTAGCACTGTTTTATTGTTCTCAAGCTGTGGACTGTGTTGCACATTGCATTGGTTTTTTGTGCTTTTAATCATGTGCATCCCACCTGGTAATCCATGCAAGTTTGATTGATAATGTCTGTTGTGATCTTTAAGTTCCACTATTAGTATTTGCTGCATTGTAACTCCTCTAAGGGAAGACTGACATAATTATGATAACTGTAGATGGATGTGCGGAGTACTTCTCTTGTGCGGCCATCCTTGATTGTAGACAGGGATAGGGAAATGCTGAGGCTTGCAAGTAGTGGTGCAGTTCAGGGAGaggatcgaaatttatctaataGTGTTGATGGCTGGGAAAAgtcaaaaatgaagaagaagcgtTCTGGGATAAAGCCAGATGCTTCTCCAAGTATGGTATCCAGTAAACCAATTGATGGCTACCGTGAAACTAAACAGGGAATGCAGCAGAGGCCTGTGAATGATGTGCGTTCAAGGTCAAATATTGACTCCCATGGGTTCAGGTAGGACTTCTTAAATAACAATTTGCTCTTCCCATAAGGACAGACTGCCTAAAATATTGTATCCCTCCATGTTTTAGGTTAATTTGATAGGCATTTTCGCAGTATTTagatttttatttctaaaaggAACTTGGAACAAGTAATTCCTTTTAGGTCAACTTACTGGTAAAAAAGTCTCAGTGATTTTCAATGCTAACAAACTTATGCTTATTGTTTATATACTTCCACTGAGGATCCGTAGTGGATGTAGTAGCTCTTTAAACGTTGTGCAAGTTATTGTTTGTCACCATTCAATCACCATTTCTGTATTGAAGTTGCACAACATATGTAGAATTTAAAAGTGCCAAGGTTGTATTTTATGCACCTAATGGTTATGCAAATATCAGGTTTAattttacactttttttttccacTATCTCTATTTGGATATTGATGATAAGAGAGAACTTGTAGACACAACTTGACAGCACCCTCTAAAGTTGTAAAAGGGTAGGATGAATCAGAAAAAAGAATGACACCTAATTGTATGGTTAAGTTGTTTTTGTTCCCATATGTAAAATGCATACTATttcttccttttcatgtttccATTTGAGTTGTATTGTCCAATTATTTATGGAAAACATGTTAATATTTTTCGGTCAAATGAGGAAAAAAATGTTAGTGCATGATATGAAAATACTCACAATTCTCTGAATCTTAAAAACCATGTTTAGatattctgggaaaattatgcCTTTTATCTGATGATAAAAAGGGTGATGTGCTTGGTGTTAACAATTGCCCAAAGGATATCTGTATCATTGTGGAGTCCTTTGTCTACCAGTAGTGATTGTTTAAACTTCTGCGATTATTGACTAGAATGAACCCCATGATTGGAGCTGGAATGGATAACCCAGGACTCTCTTCTGGGCTTTCAACTCATAGTACAGAGAGCGAAAGGTTTTTTCTGTCATATGAAAACTTTTTCTAAATTGGGTGACTTGAGGGATCAATCTTCTTGTTGTTGACATGTTATTTCATTGAAATTttgcatatttattttatgttgatGATTTCTTTTTGTGATATACTGCCTGAGAGGAAATGCTAACACCTTGTATTTTTATAGGCCAGGAGTCACTAATGGAGTTGTTGGAGTCGGAAAGTCAGACGGAATCTTGCAACCAACTGGCTTGGGCTTTCGTTCATCCATCCCTAAGACTGAACCAGACAACCCTTCCCTTATCACTGATAAGAGAGATCGCCCTATTGGTACAGATAAGGAAAGGGCGAACCACAGAGCTGTTAATAAGTAAGCATATCATCCATAGTATTTTCTTGTGTGGTTATCTTTTGGAGTGGTGTTCTGGTGGTTGTTAAGGTCCTAAAACTGCTTATATTGATCTATACCTCAGTTCCTCCTATTTACTTactaatttgtgttttttccTCCATAAGACTGCGTTGATGTCTTTCTTTTATACTGTATTTCTTTCAGGGCAAGTGTCCGTGATGATTTCAATTCAGTGAGTCCTACCTCAAGCACAAAGATGAATGCTTCTGTTCGGGCTCCACGATCAGGCTCAGGTGTGGCACCCAAGTTGTCCCCAGTTGTTAATCGAGCAAATGTTCCTAATGATTGGGAAATTTCTCATTGTACGAACAAGCCCCCTGCTGCCGTTGGAGCTAACAATCGCAAACGCATGTCATCAGCACGATCTTCATCTCCACCTGTTGCTCAATGGGCTGGCCAGAGACCACAAAAGATCTCCCGTACTGCAAGGCGATCAAATTTTGTTCCTATTGTTTCAAGTAATGAGGAAACCACTCCTATGGATAGTCCATCTGATGTTACTGGTAGTGACATTGGGCTGGGATTTACCAAACGCCTGCCTGGAAGTTCTACTCAGCAGGTTAAGTTAAAAGCTGATCCTTTGTCTTCTGCTGCACTATCCGAAAGCGAGGAGTCGGGAGCTGCTGAGATTAAATCCAGAGATAAAGGCAAAAAGACTGATGAGATAGATGAGAAAGTTGGACAGAATGTTCAAAAGGTGTCCACTCTGGTCTTGCCATCAAGAAAGAATAAGCTGGTTACtggggaagaccttggagatgGTGTTCGGAGGCAAGGGAGGACAGGGCGAGGTTTTGGTTCCACAAGGACTCTCATGCCAATGACGGTTGAGAAGGTTGGAAATGTTGGAACAGCAAAACAGCTAAGAAGTTCCAGACTTGGTTTTGACAAGAGTGAAAGGTTTAAATATTGTACTTCTGTATACTTTTCTGACTGTCAAATGATATCCTGTTTATTCTGAACAGTTAGTATTTGGGATTGACTCATATTTAAATATAACTTGTTACACAGCAAGGCAGGCCGACCGCCAACTAGGAGACTCTCTGATCGAAAGCCCTATACACGTCAAAAGCACACAGCAATCAATGCAGCGGCAGATTTTGTCGGTAGGGAAACTTTTAAATTTCTCAAGGAATAATTTTTTGACTTTATCTTTGTTTACTTTAGTGTTTTTGTTCCTTATTCACTCTTGTTTCAATTTCCTAAGTTGGATCAGGTGATGGTCATGAAGAGCTTTTGGCTGCTGCAAATGCTGTTGTTAATTCTGGTGCCTTTCTCATTGATAACTTTTGTTTTTATCCTATTCCAacatttaatttttgttgaaTTAATAGTTCTATTATTGCTGCAGCTCGTTGCTTCTCCAGTACATTTTGGACGCAAATGGAGCCATATTTTAGTTTGCTATCTGATGCCGACATAGCTTTCCTGAAGCAACAGGTGATAGCCTGCTTTAATTAGGGGGGACAAAGGAATATATGTTattattttcttgaaaaatgaTGTCTGTAAACACTGTCATTTCACAGAGATGTTTTACTTGGCATTTATATTCAAGAGTCAGCAATGGATAATGAGGACTTCTAATTTTCTATTGATTTACCAGGGCAACATTGAATCTTATGTGACAACTCCAGCTCAAGTTCCTTCTAGTGTAGATGGTAGCACTACTGTTGCTAATGGGCATGAAAGAGTTGAATGTGAACCAAGGAGAGGTGACTTTCGTCCAGAACAATTTGTGCCAGGAACTGGAGATCATGCTGCAATTCCCCTCTGTCAGAGACTCTTAGCAGCGTTGATTGCAGAGGAGGATTCTAGCAGTGTAAATGAAGACCTTACATTTGATTCATATGGAGTTGATTTCGATCTGGATGCAGAGGTGGAATCCAATGGTTTGGATTATCAATCACAAGATAACATTCAGTTTGCTGGGCATACTGCTTTTAATGGTTATAGGATTACTGGGAAACCAGAATATGATGAGCCAGGTGTAGTGGGCATCCCAAACAAAGCAATCAATTCAGACTTTGATCATTCGCGAAATGGTTTCCTTTCAGACCCAGCAGTGATGCCTGGACTGTCGTGTTCAGAATTTCAGTATGGTAACATGTCGTTTGATGAAAAACTTCTCCTGGAGgttcaaagtgttggaatttttCCTGAACTAGAGGTATGCTTCTAGAAGACACTAGTTttactttctttggttttactTGACGTATCATAACAAGCTTTTCcttttgaagctttttttttttttccttttccttctgctgATGGGGTTAGAAGTGCATCGCTCCTTTTATGCTGAAATGTTTcagaattatatattttatcctgtaatatggtttattaattatacatgtttttgCATAATCTTTGTCAAGCCTGATATGACACAGACGGCGGATGAAGGAATTGATGAGGAAATCAGGAAACTAGAGGAGAAGCACCATGAACAGGTATTTTCATATATAGAATGACtctgtattataatgaattgtGGAATGGATATGGATAGGAGGAGCTTAAAGAAATTAATCGTTTTGGATGTATTGGAACAGTTTTTAGTTGCTGCGCATTTGATTTTGTTATGAACTCTGTTGTTAaggtttccattttttttttcctatgtaCCAGGTCTCAATGAAGAAAGGCTTGCTTGATAGACTGATGAGGTCTGCCTCCATAGCAGAAGAATTCCGAGAAAAGTAATTAATCCTTTATCCTGTGGTTATTTTGCTTAACCTTCTGTTCATAATGATATAACGATTCAATTTGGTTTCCTATAGGGAGCTTGAACAGCGTGCCCTTGACAAACTTGTTGGAATGGCTTACGAAAAGTATATGGTAATTTCTTTGACCTTTCATCGTCATATTTTCTTGCCATGCAATTACTCCTTGTAAGGTTTTCAGGTTGCAAATTTAGGTGTAGTAACTGAGGCCTAGAGCTGTAACGTCTAACTTATCCATAAGATCCATAAAAATAAAGACTGTTTCTTCGGATGGCCCTCTACTGCCCTTTACTGTCAAAGCTCTTGCTTGCTATCTTTTAGTTCTTATTAGTATTGGATGTAGCTCTGATTTATTTGTCAAAGTTCTGGCTTGCTGTCtttaacatatatatttttgtgatAGAATTCTTGGGGTCCTAATGCTACTGGTGGGAAAAGCTCCAGTAATAAAATGGCCAAGCAAGCTTCCTTAGCATTTGTTAAGCGGACATTAGACCGATGTCATGAATttgaaaagacagggaaaagcTGTTTCAGTGAACCCTTATATAGGGATATACTTCTTTCTGGCACGGGACAAGCAGAGGCTATTGCAGAGGGTGGTAGTGCCTCCAGAGTTTCCGGTATTTCTTCTTGTGCCTCTGAATTAATATTTGTGAATGTGCTTTCTGTTCCATTATCTTCCGATGCATTTTCTTCTATTACTTGTGTAATCaattagaggtcgcacttggtgtgatggcaagtgccttcgcccatgagcggtaggtctcgggttcgagacttgggagcagcctctccataaatgggggtaaggctagccgacattcacctctcccagaccctgcgtaaagcgggagccttgtgcactgggtacgaccttttttactTGTGTAATCAATTGCATAAAGGGATGAAGGACTCTGCACTCTGGATATtttcttccctttctttttcattCTCTATTGATTGAAGTgtcattttttatatatttgttattaTCTCTTCTGCAGCTTCCATGGGTTCCCAGCCAAGCCATTCACAGTTTAGTCAGAATGCGGATAATCTTAATGTCATCCCTTCAGATGTGCTTCAACCTTTAAATAACTTAACTGAACAAACTGCTGGTAGAGAAGAGACGTGGTCCAACAGGGTCAAGAAGAGGGAATTATCACTTGATGCCGTAGGGAATAATATTGGAACTTCAAATGCTGCATCGGGTATGGGAGGTTCTTTAACGAGCAGTGCAAAAGGAAAGAGGAGTGAGAGGGATAGAGATGGAAAAGGGCACAACAGGGAGGTGCAGTCTAGAAATGGAACTACAAAAAGTGGTCGGCCAGCGGTATCTAATGTCAAGGGGGAAAGAAAGTCAAAGACGAAGCCTAAGCAGAAAACTCAACTATCTATTTCAGTGAATGGCCTCCTTGGCAAGCCATCAGAGCAACCTAAACCAGCATTGCCATCTGGATCAAAGTCAGGTGAAATGACTACCAGTAACAATGCCAAGGATAAGGATGAGTTTGCCATGGATGTAATGGAGGACCCCATTGACCTGTCTCACCTGCAATTACCGGGAATGGATGTATTGGGTGGCCCTGATGATATTGATGGCCAAGGACAGGATTTGGGTTCGTGGTTGAATATCGATGATGACAATTTACAAGATCATGATTTTATGGGTCTTGAAATTCCAATGGATGACCTCTCAGACTTAAATATGATGGTTTGAAGTTTTCTCTGTATAGTCTTGTTCATTATACTATTGACAAATGAAACAAAATTACTGTTTCAAGAAATGACCAGTGATAAGAATAGTCATTGGACTATCCACAGTCCCCGCTACACATGCATAGTCGTTTGGCTATCGGTCCACAGTTAGGTTATATAGATTCTTTTGTAGACTCCTGCACAAGTTTAATTTTGAGTGAACCTTTCGGATGTTTTGGATTTTGCTCTTGTATTAAGTTGGTGTCTTTGACTGTAAAGATCTTTTTGTTCAAGGCACCAGTTAGTATGGCTTAGTGATTATATCTTAGCAAACAGTGTATCCTGCCTGTAGCGTTCAGAGAACAACGCTCTCTTGTACATACATTTTATTTTCCTAATAAAATCAGCTCTTAATTTAATGTATTATTCTCTAGCTGACAAACTCATTATTTGAGGTTTGGCCTTCTGTATCTGTATTGGTTTATGATTGTTCCACAGATATCTTCGGAGAATGCCCCTTTGAGGTTCCAGTCTTCTCTAACACAGTTTCCGGCACACTTTATTACTTTTGGAGAGTATACCGACAAGCCTTACTGATGGTATAAAAGTTTCCTTCCCCATTTTTGTTATGCTTCTAATCGGACATCATTTTCTGTAGATTTCAATTCAGTAGACTGGGTATACCTTTTTGATATGATATACTGTACCTGGAGATATGCTTAGATGAACTTCAAGAGAAGTGCTCTTGTGGACCTTGATTTCAGACAGCTGAGGTAAGTCTTTACTCCTAagatttctttgcttttgcACCGCATTGGTGCTCATCTTGTTCGAGGTTTATTGCTTTATCATCTCAAATATGATGCTTGGCTCACTCCTCCAGGCTTGCGTTATGCCTTGCGCTTACTTGATTCTGGTTTTATttagtttgaactttgaaactTGAAATGTGTTTATACCTTGTGTTTACTTCATTCCCTACACATTCAATTATTGTGAGTGAATTTAAGAattcaaaacccaaattaaTGTTTAATTGTCTCCCAGTGCTTCCATTATCCGATCTTTTTTGGTGTTTCGTTGATGTAGATAGTaattattgtgttggaaggGGAATAGTAAAAGCTTTTAACGAGatagagtttttatttttatttttgacgtTGTTCTCAAGTTTCATATAGCTGACACAAAACcaagcacaatggcgttctaggattcatatagccgaccccacttagtgggaaaaggctttgttgttgttgttgttgttgtagacgTTGTTCTCAGGTTTGAATCTGGTAGTGTCTCTGTTTCCTGAATCATGTTGATTTGTGGCCTAGTTTCCTTTGCAAGGTGGCTCATTTCTTGTTCCCATCTTACTGATATGTGCGCTTGTGCTGCAGCCCTGTGGTTCCCCCCTTATATAAAACATTAGGATGATCAGAGATATGTAAAGTAGAGATCATTGAGTCTAATATGCAGTTCTTCAGTAGATGGTTTTCTAGGCGACGCTTCATACGTGTCGCTTGTGCGTTTCGGCCTCCAAAAGTATCTTAGTTTAGCAGTATCATACCCATGGTGTATTCTACAGTCGGGAACCTTTGATTTATACTGTTTCAGTTGTTGAAGGGACTTGATCGAATTCTTATTTCGTCAACCCTATCATTCTATCCGAAAATTGAAAGTTTTACTTGCATGCTTATGGCCAGGTTTTCAGATATCAGAAAGGTAACATGGGGTGGAGATGAAGCACTAATGTTTCATCCACCCATGTTCTTCCCGGTTGGGTCCATTGGCCGATTACTTTTGGCATCGGGCCTTGGCGGGGCGGGTGTTGTCACTATGATACGGTAAATTGCGTATCCCATATGAGCATAACACTTGATGTAATCAAGGATCATGTCACGTGACGAGTGATATACGCCCCGAAACGCGTACGAATCTGCCTAGATTTGGGGTTGTAGACGTGTAGTTGAAATTGCACGGGTGAAGTTAAATCATTTATAAAAACCACTCATCAAATGCGTCTTGTATTTACTGTGCTGTTTTCAAATGCATTTTCCAGCGTAGCCCACAGAATCGGCGTTTCTACAACTTTTATTTGAGCGA
This window contains:
- the LOC103400836 gene encoding uncharacterized protein isoform X1, with the protein product MATSSKFDLSSGSPDRPLYTSGQRGSHIATALDRSGSFRESIENPILSSLPNMSRSTSAITQGDVTNFFQCLRFDQKLVAPEHKSGRQGDLKRFVSVALNVSPDESPSASVKGKLLPSPIPEEIKRVKAGLRESSIKARERVKTFNEYLSAFNKVFPSVPSKKRSRTEGFSNERSSSVLSSDRSVLGTNMGKIGIQSHTVTGGFELEQQKSEERTKNSIPNKRTRTALVDMRMDVRSTSLVRPSLIVDRDREMLRLASSGAVQGEDRNLSNSVDGWEKSKMKKKRSGIKPDASPSMVSSKPIDGYRETKQGMQQRPVNDVRSRSNIDSHGFRPGVTNGVVGVGKSDGILQPTGLGFRSSIPKTEPDNPSLITDKRDRPIGTDKERANHRAVNKASVRDDFNSVSPTSSTKMNASVRAPRSGSGVAPKLSPVVNRANVPNDWEISHCTNKPPAAVGANNRKRMSSARSSSPPVAQWAGQRPQKISRTARRSNFVPIVSSNEETTPMDSPSDVTGSDIGLGFTKRLPGSSTQQVKLKADPLSSAALSESEESGAAEIKSRDKGKKTDEIDEKVGQNVQKVSTLVLPSRKNKLVTGEDLGDGVRRQGRTGRGFGSTRTLMPMTVEKVGNVGTAKQLRSSRLGFDKSESKAGRPPTRRLSDRKPYTRQKHTAINAAADFVVGSGDGHEELLAAANAVVNSARCFSSTFWTQMEPYFSLLSDADIAFLKQQGNIESYVTTPAQVPSSVDGSTTVANGHERVECEPRRGDFRPEQFVPGTGDHAAIPLCQRLLAALIAEEDSSSVNEDLTFDSYGVDFDLDAEVESNGLDYQSQDNIQFAGHTAFNGYRITGKPEYDEPGVVGIPNKAINSDFDHSRNGFLSDPAVMPGLSCSEFQYGNMSFDEKLLLEVQSVGIFPELEPDMTQTADEGIDEEIRKLEEKHHEQVSMKKGLLDRLMRSASIAEEFREKELEQRALDKLVGMAYEKYMNSWGPNATGGKSSSNKMAKQASLAFVKRTLDRCHEFEKTGKSCFSEPLYRDILLSGTGQAEAIAEGGSASRVSASMGSQPSHSQFSQNADNLNVIPSDVLQPLNNLTEQTAGREETWSNRVKKRELSLDAVGNNIGTSNAASGMGGSLTSSAKGKRSERDRDGKGHNREVQSRNGTTKSGRPAVSNVKGERKSKTKPKQKTQLSISVNGLLGKPSEQPKPALPSGSKSGEMTTSNNAKDKDEFAMDVMEDPIDLSHLQLPGMDVLGGPDDIDGQGQDLGSWLNIDDDNLQDHDFMGLEIPMDDLSDLNMMV